In Equus caballus isolate H_3958 breed thoroughbred chromosome 25, TB-T2T, whole genome shotgun sequence, one DNA window encodes the following:
- the LOC111772183 gene encoding nucleoporin NUP188-like isoform X4 has protein sequence MAAAARGRCVRSSRELWTILLGRSALRELNQIEAELSKHWQRLLEGLSYYKPPSPNSAEKVKANKDVASPLKELGLRISKFLGLDEEQSVQLLQCYLQEDYRGTRGSLKQDERQSQALILKIADYYYEERTCILRCVLHLLTYFQDERHPYRVEYADCVDKLEKELVTKYRQQFEELYKTEAPTWETHGNLMNWTD, from the exons GAGCAGTAGAGAACTGTGGACAATTCTGCTTGGAAGGTCGGCTCTGAGAGAACTG AATCAGATTGAGGCAGAACTGAGTAAACATTGGCAGCGGCTGTTAGAGGGGCTTTCTTACTACAAACCTCCCAG TCCGAATTCCgctgaaaaagtgaaagctaatAAAGATGTAGCTTCACCTCTGAAGGAACTGGGTTTAAGAATCAGCAAGTTCTTG GGTCTTGATGAAGAACAGAGTGTACAGTTACTCCAGTGTTACCTTCAAGAGGATTACAGAGGTACCCGGGGCTCACTGAAG CAAGatgagaggcagagccaggccctAATCCTGAAG ATTGCAGATTATTACTATGAAGAAAGAACCTGTATCCTTCGTTGTGTCTTACACCTTCTCACTTACTTCCAAGATGAAAGACACCCCTATAGG gTTGAGTATGCAGACTGTGTTGATAAATTGGAGAAGGAGCTAGTTACAAAATACAGACAGCAGTTTGAAGAGCTTTATAAAACTGAAGCACCAACGTGGGAGACACATGGAAACCTCATG AACTGGACagactga
- the LOC111772183 gene encoding nucleoporin NUP188-like isoform X1 — MAAAARGRCVRSSRELWTILLGRSALRELNQIEAELSKHWQRLLEGLSYYKPPSPNSAEKVKANKDVASPLKELGLRISKFLGLDEEQSVQLLQCYLQEDYRGTRGSLKQDERQSQALILKIADYYYEERTCILRCVLHLLTYFQDERHPYRVEYADCVDKLEKELVTKYRQQFEELYKTEAPTWETHGNLMPREPSGAQPSPGPGPSGSRHEAATPSAVHWPRRHDLTGAKAPEA, encoded by the exons GAGCAGTAGAGAACTGTGGACAATTCTGCTTGGAAGGTCGGCTCTGAGAGAACTG AATCAGATTGAGGCAGAACTGAGTAAACATTGGCAGCGGCTGTTAGAGGGGCTTTCTTACTACAAACCTCCCAG TCCGAATTCCgctgaaaaagtgaaagctaatAAAGATGTAGCTTCACCTCTGAAGGAACTGGGTTTAAGAATCAGCAAGTTCTTG GGTCTTGATGAAGAACAGAGTGTACAGTTACTCCAGTGTTACCTTCAAGAGGATTACAGAGGTACCCGGGGCTCACTGAAG CAAGatgagaggcagagccaggccctAATCCTGAAG ATTGCAGATTATTACTATGAAGAAAGAACCTGTATCCTTCGTTGTGTCTTACACCTTCTCACTTACTTCCAAGATGAAAGACACCCCTATAGG gTTGAGTATGCAGACTGTGTTGATAAATTGGAGAAGGAGCTAGTTACAAAATACAGACAGCAGTTTGAAGAGCTTTATAAAACTGAAGCACCAACGTGGGAGACACATGGAAACCTCATG CCTCGAGAGCCCAGTGGGGCTCAGCCCTCCCCCGGCCCTGGGCCCTCGGGAAGCCGGCATGAAGCAGCTACTCCCAGTGCAGTGCACTGGCCCAGAAGACACGACTTGACTGGGGCCAAAGCTCCTGAAGCCTGA
- the LOC111772183 gene encoding nucleoporin NUP188-like isoform X3, with translation MAAAARGRCVRSSRELWTILLGRSALRELNQIEAELSKHWQRLLEGLSYYKPPSPNSAEKVKANKDVASPLKELGLRISKFLGLDEEQSVQLLQCYLQEDYRGTRGSLKQDERQSQALILKIADYYYEERTCILRCVLHLLTYFQDERHPYRVEYADCVDKLEKELVTKYRQQFEELYKTEAPTWETHGNLMIIVLQRSLNMLYGPKR, from the exons GAGCAGTAGAGAACTGTGGACAATTCTGCTTGGAAGGTCGGCTCTGAGAGAACTG AATCAGATTGAGGCAGAACTGAGTAAACATTGGCAGCGGCTGTTAGAGGGGCTTTCTTACTACAAACCTCCCAG TCCGAATTCCgctgaaaaagtgaaagctaatAAAGATGTAGCTTCACCTCTGAAGGAACTGGGTTTAAGAATCAGCAAGTTCTTG GGTCTTGATGAAGAACAGAGTGTACAGTTACTCCAGTGTTACCTTCAAGAGGATTACAGAGGTACCCGGGGCTCACTGAAG CAAGatgagaggcagagccaggccctAATCCTGAAG ATTGCAGATTATTACTATGAAGAAAGAACCTGTATCCTTCGTTGTGTCTTACACCTTCTCACTTACTTCCAAGATGAAAGACACCCCTATAGG gTTGAGTATGCAGACTGTGTTGATAAATTGGAGAAGGAGCTAGTTACAAAATACAGACAGCAGTTTGAAGAGCTTTATAAAACTGAAGCACCAACGTGGGAGACACATGGAAACCTCATG ATTATCGTTCTTCAGAGAAGTTTAAACATGTTATATGGACCAAAACGTTGA
- the LOC111772183 gene encoding nucleoporin NUP188-like isoform X2 → MAAAARGRCVRSSRELWTILLGRSALRELNQIEAELSKHWQRLLEGLSYYKPPSPNSAEKVKANKDVASPLKELGLRISKFLGLDEEQSVQLLQCYLQEDYRGTRGSLKIADYYYEERTCILRCVLHLLTYFQDERHPYRVEYADCVDKLEKELVTKYRQQFEELYKTEAPTWETHGNLMPREPSGAQPSPGPGPSGSRHEAATPSAVHWPRRHDLTGAKAPEA, encoded by the exons GAGCAGTAGAGAACTGTGGACAATTCTGCTTGGAAGGTCGGCTCTGAGAGAACTG AATCAGATTGAGGCAGAACTGAGTAAACATTGGCAGCGGCTGTTAGAGGGGCTTTCTTACTACAAACCTCCCAG TCCGAATTCCgctgaaaaagtgaaagctaatAAAGATGTAGCTTCACCTCTGAAGGAACTGGGTTTAAGAATCAGCAAGTTCTTG GGTCTTGATGAAGAACAGAGTGTACAGTTACTCCAGTGTTACCTTCAAGAGGATTACAGAGGTACCCGGGGCTCACTGAAG ATTGCAGATTATTACTATGAAGAAAGAACCTGTATCCTTCGTTGTGTCTTACACCTTCTCACTTACTTCCAAGATGAAAGACACCCCTATAGG gTTGAGTATGCAGACTGTGTTGATAAATTGGAGAAGGAGCTAGTTACAAAATACAGACAGCAGTTTGAAGAGCTTTATAAAACTGAAGCACCAACGTGGGAGACACATGGAAACCTCATG CCTCGAGAGCCCAGTGGGGCTCAGCCCTCCCCCGGCCCTGGGCCCTCGGGAAGCCGGCATGAAGCAGCTACTCCCAGTGCAGTGCACTGGCCCAGAAGACACGACTTGACTGGGGCCAAAGCTCCTGAAGCCTGA